In the Phaseolus vulgaris cultivar G19833 chromosome 7, P. vulgaris v2.0, whole genome shotgun sequence genome, one interval contains:
- the LOC137827886 gene encoding rhomboid-like protein 19 — MSTPPPSQSQGTRLLGASGFTRLCKGLSVVLIALHIVVHLFPSAITYLALIPARTIPFAWNLVTAGYLEQSVYGVVISTIGLLFIGKLLEPVWGPREFIKFIFLVNFLTSLCIFITAIALYYTTRLEHYLYIPLSGFHGVISGFLVGIKQIIPDLELPFLKIKVKWLPSIALLCSIATSFWTLEATSYLPTVIFGTYMSWIYLRYWQRNPETKLKGDPSEDFAFSTFFPDVFRPVIDPIASIFHRMLCWGRSDASNDAQGYTLGGEPLPGSDPIEASRRRERGARALEERLTAERLAGARSAGVLQTDAIENV, encoded by the exons ATGAGCACGCCACCACCGTCGCAGTCGCAG GGTACGAGGTTGTTGGGTGCATCTGGGTTCACGCGCCTCTGCAAGGGTCTCTCGGTCGTGCTCATTGCTCTTCACATTGTCGTTCACCTCTTCCCTTCCGCTATCACCTACCTCGCGCTCATTCCCGCCAG GACTATCCCATTTGCCTGGAACCTCGTTACAGCCGGTTACCTTGAACAATCTGTCTATGGG GTAGTGATCAGCACAATTGGTCTTCTCTTCATTGGAAAGCTGCTTGAACCAGTATGGGGTCCCAGGGAATTTATAAAGTTCATCTTTCTAGTTAACTTTCTAACTTCTCTCTGCATTTTCATCACTGCTATTGCTTTGTACTACACTACAAGGCTGGAACATTACCT TTATATACCACTCTCTGGATTTCATGGAGTTATATCTGGCTTCTTGGTTGGCATCAAGCAAATTATACCAGATCTAGAGCTTCCTTTCCTTAAGATAAAAGTGAAG TGGTTACCATCTATCGCTTTATTGTGTTCTATTGCTACGAGCTTCTGGACACTAGAGGCAACATCATATCTTCCAACTGTAATATTTGGTACATATATGAGCTGGATTTACCTCAGATACTGGCAGAGAAACCCAGAAACGAAACTCAAAGGTGACCCAAGTGAGGATTTTGCATTTTCTACATTTTTTCCAGATGTTTTTAG ACCAGTTATAGACCCTATTGCATCAATCTTTCATCGAATGCTCTGTTGGGGAAGATCAGATGCTTCTAATGATGCTCAAGGTTACACTCTCGGAGGTGAACCTTTGCCAGGTTCTGACCCCATTGAGGCATCTAGGAGACG AGAAAGAGGTGCTCGAGCACTGGAAGAGAGATTGACTGCAGAGAGATTGGCTGGTGCACGAAGTGCAGGGGTTTTGCAGACAGATGCTATAGAAAATGTGTAA